The genome window ATACAATCAATTATAAGAGTTGTGCCTGAATCAGCACTTTCAAATTCAGCACAAGTCCAAAAAATTATTACAGAATCGGGGGTCAGCGATAAAGAATATTCAACGGGCACCTCTGCATAGGTATAATTTACTGCGTTTTCAATAATTAGTTTTTTTCCCATTCCGACTGATACTGGCTCTGCACTGGTGCCTTTGAACAAACTTATCATTACCGTTGCCGTATCGCTTCCGGATCTTGAATATTTATACCAAAACGATAATGCCCGCGGACGATAAGGAAAGTAATGTCCTCCGGAATAGTTTGTCGTTCCAATTGTTTTATCTGTTCCATAAATTAACATTCCAGGAAAGACAAAACCCGATGGCAGCAATCTTGATTTGAGTTCAACCGCATACTGGCCGGAGAAAGCATCTGTAGTTCTGAAAGATGTACCTACATTAATTATCTGATCAAATGTATAAAATGAGTCAGGCACATTCACCCCTGCTGTCTGAATCCAGTTTTCAAGATCAGCATTGCTGATTTGCTGTGCGTGTGATTGCGCTGCAAAGAAACAGAGGAGAACAATTATGACGCCTCTGTGTAAAGAATTCTTTATCGAAATTACTATCTCGGTTTTCATATAACTGCGTCCGTATAATTTGCTGATAAAAATAATGGTTACTTCACTTTTTATCTGATTAGCATCATTTTTTTCGTCAGGAGCACTTCATCTGACTTTAACTGATAAAAATAAATGCCGCTCGGCAATTCAGAAGCGTTAAAAACAATTTCATGGTTGCCAGGCGACTGTATTTCATTAACCAGTGTTTTCACTTCGCGCCCGAGAATATCAAATACTTTAATAGTAACAAAGCTCCCCCGCCCCGATATACTCTGGGTACCACTCTCTCCATCCGCTTTGTAAGGTGCCGGGATACTATATCTGATTTTCGTCGAAGGATTAAACGGATTTGGATAGTTTTGCATCAGCGCATATTCTGAAGGCACATCAGATTCATGAGTTATTTTAATTCCGACAAGCGGAAGGGAAAAATTATTGTCATACAGACCCTGAACATATCTGTTCTCCTGCTTCAGGAGAGATACTGAGTTAAGAGAGCTGCTCCCGCGGGCAGCGGAATATGCAACGATGATTTCAACGGGTTTTCCGGATTCAAGTCTGAATGGACCAGTGTTAATCATTAGTCTTTGGTCTATCGGCGTGGTATTTATCCAACCGGTATTTGTTACCGGGTCACCGGAATACATATAGTTTATATTTACCGTTGAGCAGCTAACACCGTAAACACTTCCAAAAGACCAGGTACATGGATTTATAAAGCTGCCTGTTTTGCCTCTTCCTCCGAGCTGGTAGTTTCTTAATTCATACATCGTATTGGGATCCCCGTGAGTAGGGTGGGACTGCATATACTGATTAAACGAAGTCATGGCAAGATTTTTTGCGCCTGGAAATGATTTCTTTTCAAGAAAAGGACCGTTAAACTGATACGCTGTATCAAGAGCCGTGTCAGTCCCCTCGTCATATATTCCATTTGAGTTTAAATCTATATAAGTCGTACCGGGTATATAAGTATGTGGTCCCTGCAGCAGATCAATACCAAATGCAGGCGCATTTACACCAAAGGTGCCATCCTGGGTTTTCTGATAGGCATAGCCCATATTCAGACTGGTATCGCACCCCACCAGGTCATCGGTATAGTCTCCGATATCAGGATCAGATGCAGCGGTGAAATACACAGAGTCAAAAACCTGAGAAACAGTTCCCGAATTCAATATACTGTACCGGATAAAAATAGTACCCCGGGAATGAGCAAGAGTGTCTGCAAAGGAAAAGACTGTCTGTCTGATCTCTATTCCTTTAGGAGGGACATCATAAAAACGGCGGTACTGAGAAGGTACACGGTCAGTATAAAAACACCATGCCGTCTCATCTCCAAGGAAATCAGGCCTGTCCTCATTCCTGTCCCATACACCGTTGGAGTTACGGTCAACGGGATTGTAGATACCATCATTTAACCCATCGTAGAATTTTGCGTTCTTCTGTACGGCGTTTTCCCAATTGTGCCAGTAGAAATTAAAGTCACCGATGGACTTATCACCAATATAGACCGGGTTATATGAGACATTCGCTCCTGCGTCATAATCCTCAATTCGGGAAGCAGAAAGCACTCCGTTAGACCATACTACTCCGTTATCCAAACCTGAAAGAAAAAAGCCTGAAGAAAAAAGCAGGTTAGCTCCGTCTATAGTGCCGCTGCTTTGTCCTCCCGCATCAACATCGGCAAGAACTCCCTTATTATCCATCGGAAGCCACAACTTGTTTTTCTTCATCAGGTGAACATCTGAAACAGTAAACGATTGCTGCGAAGCGAAAAATACCCCTGAATTCTCATCATATATTCCTTGATCGTCTGAAGAAACAACTTTCATTTTACCGGTGTTGGTAATCAGAGCCGCTGGAAGAGAGTAGAAAAATGAATAATTGCCTGTATCAGGAACGTTAACGGCAATCTGAGAATAGTTTACACCGCCGTCGGTACTGAAAAGAATAGTAACGCTGCTGCAATTAAACGCAAGCCAGTTTACTTCAATGAAAGAAGTATGAGAAGTAAAAGGGAGAGGATTAAGCAGAGTAACGCAGCCGGTTGTATTTATAGAAAAGTTTTCGATTGTGGAAACAACCCACTGTCCGTTTTCATTTAAATAATATTTGTATTGTTCAGGATTGCCTTCAGCATCATAATAATATTCATCCTTCTGCATATCCAGCCATTGGATTGTATTTGAAATCCAGATTGAATAAATCACTTGTGAGGTCAGACCTGCTGCATTATACTCGTAAGTATATCGTTCATTATTCTCCCAGGTATTTGAGTAGAAATAATATCGTATCTTTTCTGTCAGCTGTCCTGAGGTATTATAGGTAAATTCAGTTTTTGATATATCGCGCCATGAGCCAGGCAACACATCAGGGTACTGGGTTAAAGAGACTATTAACTGCGCTGAAGTATCATAGGAGTATATTGTTTTCTTCTCGTTATTCCACCCCCACAAATCACTTCCTGTCATCGTAAGAGCTTCGGCTAAAAGTCCGCCTGTATTATATGAGTAAAATGTCTTTCTGAACGGAATGTTCTCAAGATCGGTAGTCCAGACTTCTTTAAGCTTTCCGTCAGGGAAGTAGAAACTTAACGTTTTCTGAACCTTGTGCCAGAGCATCTCAATCTCTCTTCCTGAAACGTCATACTTGTATGTCATGTAAAACGAATAGGGATTTGAAGAATTAAGATTACTGAAAAATGCAGACTTCTGAATCTTTCCCCTGCTGTAAATCCTGGAGGTCCTACCGGTAATTTCCTGAGCTGAACCGGTTACATCATAAATGAGCGAATTAAGTGCACCGGTTTGAATTGCTGTTATAAAATGACTGCTTGGAACCCCGGGTAATGTTTCCCCTGAATACAAAGTTTCATTATAGTGTTTTCTGAAATCATCAATTCCCCTGGTTTGTGCCGTTACAATAGATGCTGCAACTGCAAGGAAAAATAAAACGGAATATGTATGAGACATAAATCCTCCGAAACTAAAGATTATGTGTTATTGATTATTACTCAGTTCAGGTCTATGAATTTTTACCGCATCCTGCTCTGAAACCGGCGGTGAAGCATTCAGCTGTTATTATAACAGAGATAACCAAATGCAGACCGATGGGACAAAACTACAGTACCGGGGATTGGCATTTGTCACGAAGATGTAAAAATTGCAGTCAGGGAAAATGTATGCTTATAAACAGTAAAGATTCGCGGAGACCTTAATGTAATCCCTCCGGAGATGTATAATAACTCTTTTAAGAGATAATTATATCGGGTGTCGTAATCAGTACGTTCTCAGACTACGCAATAACTGTAAAATAGTTCAGAGTGGAATTTAAATAATGAAGAACAGTCCTGCCATCCCCTACACCCCGCTTATCCGCATCACTAAAAAGACCAGTATCCCCGCAGTGGCGCCAAGATAAAGATTGCGGATATGTTTTCTCCCTTCATCTCCCTTCGATTTAAGCAGCATCACTGTGCTGTATGCAATACTCAGAGCCATGATCCCAACCGGGATAATATATATAGGCAAACCAGCCAAGATAAAACGGAACTGCTGAAAGTACTATTACAGACGCAAAAATTACTGAGCTGATTCTCAGTGCGGTTGGTCTTCCGTATCTGATAGCTATTGATTTAGAATTGATGAGTTTATCTCCCTCCGCATCCATGGCATCAGCGGCGATTTCTTCTCCCAGATCAATCAGTGCAGCAATAAGCCCAAAGAACCAGGCAGTGTGGTTAAACGGCATCCCGACGGAGATTCCGCCGTAAATAAACGTCATCCCGACAGAAAAGCTCACCATAAGATTTCCAGGCAGTCCGCTCTTTTTATATTTCCTGTTATAAAGAAATCCGGTTAAAGCGACCACCAGTGCTGTTGCAAAAGCGATCATTCCCATTAGATAACTCAACCCGATTCCTGAGACAAAAAGTACCAACGCCCAAATAAGCGCCTCTGAGGGTGTTACCGCGCCGGATGGAATCGGCCGGTGCGGTGCATTGATCTTGTCTGATTCAATGTCGAAGTAATCATTCAGCACAAGAATTGCTGCTGATAGTAAAAAGATGGAAAAGAACCCGCTCAGCGCTGAAGCAAGGTCTGGTACTTCTCCGAGAGAGAAAATCTGTCCCATTACCACACAAAGTCCTGCCGAGAACGGCAGTTCCGGCCTCATCAGTTTTATCAGCCCTTTGATTCGTCTCATTTAATAATCTTTATTGTGTATCATCTAAATTATGAAATTTATCCGGTTCCGCCTTAATTCCTTTACTTTCCCGGAGTTTTTGTTTTCCTGAGTATATACATGTTTAATTTTTCATCACAATCACCCCGGTCATCATTACAGAAAATTTCACGCCTTGTCATTAATCCCATGTTTTCCCGTAATTTTACTTCATCGTTTTCACAATTTTGTAACGGCACACAAATGACAGAGCGCACTATACCTCAGATGTTCGAAGAGAGCGTCAGACGCTATCCTCAAAATACCCTCATCCTCGAAAAAACCGGCGGCTCATACAAAAGCTATACTTATAAGGAGATACAGTCCAGAGTCCATTCGTTTGCAGCAGGATTAAAGTCCCTGGGTCTGGCAAAAGGAGACCGTTCCGCCCTTATTGCCGAAGGGAGGCGGGACTGGGTGGTTTCCGAACTGGGCGTCCTTTTCACCGGCGCCATCAACGTTCCCATTTCAGTCAAAATTGACGAGGCTGCCGACCTGAAATTCCGCCTTGCCCACTCCGGCTGCAAGATGGTGATCATATCAGCCGGTCAGAGGTCAAAAATCTCAGCAATCAAAAATGATCTGCCTGATCTTGAAAAAGTTATCCTGTTGGATATCGCGTCGGATCTGCAGCCCGGCGAGATATTTATTGAAGATGTGATTGCTCTCGGAGATGCATATCTGAAGGAACATTCTACGGAATTCAATTCCTGCTGGAAATCAGTAAGGGAAAACGATTACGCAAATATCTGCTATACCTCCGGCACCACTGCCGACCCCAAAGGCATCATCCTCACGCACCGGAATTATACTGCCAATGTTGAGCAGTCAAGCACACTGCTTCCCATCCCTGAGTATTACTGCTCACTGCTGATTCTCCCCTGGGATCATGCCTTTGCACACACAGCCGGTATATATACACTCATGAAAAACGGCGCCTCGATGGCTGCGGTTGAGCAGGGCAAAAGTCCGCTTGAAACATTGAAAAACATCCCCGTGAACATCCGTGAAACCCGCCCGACCTTCCTGCTCAGCGTTCCCTCCCTTGCAAAAAGTCTGAGAAAAAATATTGAAAAAGGAATCAGGGAAAAAGGAGAAAAGGTTGAAAAACTTTATCAGAAAGCCCTTGAACTTGCAATTGATTACAACGGACTGGGATACAACCGCGGTGAGGGCCTGAAGAAGCTGAAATATCCACTATATAAACTGTATGACAAGCTCATCTTCAGCAAGATACGGGCTAACTTTGGCGGACGGCTTGAGTTTTTCATTGGCGGCGGCGTTCTGCTTGATATCGAACTGCAGCGTTTCTTTTATGCAATCGGCATCCCGATGTTTCAGGGATATGGTCTTACTGAAGCAGCACCGGTTATCTCTGCCAACGTTCCCGCGTGCCATAAACTTGGTTCTTCAGGCAAAATCGTAAATGATCTGGAAGTGAAAATCTGTGATGACAAAGGCAACGCACTCCCGCCCGGAGAGAAAGGGGAAATAGTTGTGAAGGGGGAAAACGTAATGGCAGGCTACTGGAAAAATGAAAAAGCTACCGCGGAGACAATCAAGGACGGATGGCTTTATACCGGAGATCTCGGATACGTTGACCATGAAGGTTTCCTCTATGTGCTTGGCAGATTTAAAAGTCTTCTGATCGCAAATGACGGGGAAAAATACAGTCCTGAAGGAATTGAAGAAGCCATCTCAGAACATTCAGTATATATAGATCAGATGATGCTCCACAACAATCAGTCCCCCTACACGGTTGCATTGGTTGTGCCGAATAAAGAGAATCTGAAAAACTGGCTCACCTCTCAGGGGCTTGACTTCACCTCCACGGAGGGACAGCGTGAAGCGCTGAAGAAAATTGAAGCCGAGATTGCGCGATTTAAGGAGGGAGGAGAATTCGGCGGACAATTCCCCAACCGCTGGCTGCCCGCCGCCATAGCGGTATTGGGTGAGGGGTTCACCGAGCAGAACCACTTCCTGAACAGCACACTCAAAATGGTGCGCGGAAAAATTGCATCATTCTATCAGAACCGTATTGATTATCTCTACACTGCCGAAGGAAAAGATATATATAATCATCAGAACATGACGATCATAAGCAGATTATAATTAGTAGTTAGGAATTAGTAATTAGTAATGCCGGAGCCAAAATATTCCTCTTATAAAGGCAGTGTAAAATTCAGAAAAAATGCTCTTTTGGTGTTCAAAACTATGGAGAGATTCTAAAACTTTTATAAATGTTTGTAGAGACACGCCGCGGCGTGTCTCTACAGTGTAAAATAACTGATCAACTAATAACTGCGGCAATTATTCTAATCACAAGTGATTCAGGAACATTGCAAATTGGCAGTATCTCTCCCCTCTGCTCAATCCGTTCCTAAACGGGAGGATTTATTCCTTTTTACTCTATGTGAAACAAATCCGGCCTTGCAGACCCACGCCGTGGCGTGGCTCTGAATATTTATTTTCATCACTTCAGCAAAATCATCTTCTTCACTTCAACGAACTCCTGCTTTCCATCCGTGGATTTTGCACGGAGTGTGTAGAAGTAAATACCGCTAGCCAGACTTCGCGCCTGGAATGCCGCTTCATAATAACCCGCTGTCTGCGTGATGTTTACCAGTTCGGCGACAGTCTCGCCGAGTGCGTTATATATAAGCAGCCGCACTTCACTTTCAAATGGGACTGCATATCTCAGAACCGTTGAGGGATTAAACGGATTCGGGTAATTCTGTGAAAGCTCATACCGTTCAGGAATTGCGATTTCATTATCCGTACTGGTCAGAATATCAACAGTTACCGCATTGGAAAACACAGACTGTATATCTCCGTTCACCGCCTTTACACGGTAAGTCCAGGTAAGCTGAGTTCCGGTGATTGAGTCCGTATATTCCGTAGAATTCCGCGGAACAGATGCAATCGGCACAAACGGATCTGCTGAGGTCAGACCACCCTGCTTGCGCTCAATAACGAATTCCTGTTCTCCTGATGAACGGTCAAGCCACTTGAGCAATACTTTCCGCGGGACAACCGCTGCAGCTCTCAGACTGTCAGGCGCCTTCATTCGGGTAGAAAAGCTCCATACTCCGCTGAAATCACTCTTCCCGGCTATGTTCGAAGCCGCCACCCGCCAGATATACCTGACTCCGTCCTCCAGGTTTTGCAGCAACCTTGTTGTATCGGTCATGGTTGAATCATTGATATATAGTGCCGTAAAAGCGCTGTCCGTGGCAATCTGCAGATGGAACTGGACACCATAAGCAGGCTTCCTCCAGCGAAGGAAAAAGCTGTAAGGGGTATTCACTGCTCCGTTGCCCGGCTGTACCAGAACTGGAGATTGCGGCACCGGAACAATCGTCCGGAAACGGTAAACCTGCGACCAGACGCTCAACCCGATACTGTTCTTACCGCGTACTCTCCAGTAATAATTCCGGTCATGCATCAGTCCGCTTATATTTTTTGTTGTATCGGTCAGCGTTGAATCATTCACCACAAGCTGTGTGAAAAGACTGTCCGTTGCAACCTGAAGCTGATAGCTTAATGCAAGCTGGCTTAAGGACCACTCAAGCTGCAGTGCCACTGGCTGATTCACCGCTGCATTTACTGGATTCAGAAGTGAAACCTGCGCCGGAATGGTATTAAGAACAAATCTTCTGACAGCAGATTCTGCCGAGCCCCCATCATTAAATGCCTTCACCTTCCAGTAATGAGTCGTTAAAATCGGAATAGCAAGTGTTTTCACAGCACTGGTGTCACTAACCGTATCGGCTATAACCGTAGTTGTAAACTGTGCACTTGCAGAGACAAACAGAATATACCCTGCGGCACGCTGCGAATTGTTCCAGCTAAACGCAACCGGATTGCCCACCATTGCGCTGTCGGGGGGCAGTTCTAGGGCGAATGATGCCGGCGCTTCGATTATGGTACGGAAACTGTTCCACGGAGTAAATCCGCTCCAGCCCGCTTCATTGCGGCTTTGAATTCTCCAGTAGTAATTTGTATAGTATGCAAGCTGTGCTGCTGTATATACAGTATCAGTAAGAGTGGTATCCGAAATCATCGGGGCAGATGCTGTATCTGCCGTTAACTCAAAGTGATAATTCAGAATAGTCCGGTTTTTAGCCAGAATATCAGCCGCTTTTGTCCATCTGAACTGAACATTACTTACCGGAACATTAACTGCCATATTCTGCGGCTGAACAAGCTGAACTGATGATGGCAGCCCGATCGTACGGAAACGGTAAACCGGTGAAAAATCACTCACTCCGCCGGTATTCTTTGCCTGCACGCTCCAGAAGTAGTTTGCAAGATTCTGCAGTCCGTTCATGGTATATACCGTGTCGGTAAGAGTTGAGTCATTACGTATAATTTGAGTGAAAAGACTATCGCTGCTAAGGATAAAGCGATACGTCACAGCCCTGTCGGATTTCCTCCATTTGAATGTAACCGGCTGCGTAACTCCTGCAGCATTATCCGCTGGAAGTGAAAGCTGCGGCACAGACGGACGCTCTGGCAGAGTTACGATTGATGCCTGATTGCTGTAACCGGATGCAGTATCAGGATTAAATGCTTCAACCCGGTAGGTATACAGCGATGCATAGGAAACTGTACTGTCAAAATAATCAGAAGCATTAGCGGGGAGCTGTGCAATCACATTATATGGCAGCGCAGAGAGAGAATCTCCCTCTTTCCGTTCAACGCGGTATGCTGTTTCATTGTTTGCCGCATCAGTCCAGCTCAGGTAAGTCTTCAGCGGTGATGCGTTAAATACCGCAAGTGACTGCGGTGGAGCAACCGGCAATATGGTATAAAGGCTCCGGATCTGAAACTGATTGCTGTAAGGCGAAGATGTTTCCGAATTATACGCATAAACACGGTACGTATATACCACGGTATCATTCACCGTAAAATCCGTATATGAAACAGTGTTAGCCGGAACGGTATCAATTGCCCGGTAGGCGGAGGTAGTTAATGAATCTCCTGATTTTCTCTGAATCACAAAATGAGTCTCATTTGCAGAGTTATCATTCCACTGCAGTTCAATGCGGAGCGGTCTGCGCTGTGCGGCTGCTCTTACTCCGGATGGTGCACTAATCGGCAAAATTGGATTTGCAAGCACTCTGAACCGCACATCAGCCGAATCAGTGTATCTGTTAATCGTATTCACATCCTGCGCAAAGAACCTTACCGACTGACTCCCCGACCAGTTGTTGTCAGAGATTATGGTGCTTACCACATTATTCTGATTAATATTCAGAACAATAAATCCGGCGTCAATCTGAAAAGGATTATCAACCGTTCCCACACTGCCGTTTATTGAAAAATTAAAACGCTGTCTGACCGGATAAATTTTCTGTTTGTCAGCATCATAGAAAGTGAAGTAGAGCGGTTCATTATTTGTGTTGCTGTAAATCGTCATGAAATACATCCAGTCACTGCCAACACGAATCGCGCGGCTGACACCTCTCAGCTGTCCACCTGACCAGGCGGCAAGTGTATGCAGAGAACTGTCCTTCTTCATCCCTGACGAAGTAACACGAGCTATCATGGTCATCGTAAGCTCAAACGATGCCGGATTAATAGTCCACGCCGGATCTGCATCGGTTGAATCGGGAGGAAGAATGGTATATCTCCAGGCAACAGTATCGCCGTCAACCTCGGTTAAATAGCTGTCAAGATCAAATGCATTAAAAGAACCCTGAAAGCCCGCTACCTGATCCGGAATATCTCCTATCACGGGTCTGTTATCCCGTTTAAGTACGGTGAAGGATGCAGTATCCTGAGAGAAAAGTCCGTTCTGGCTAATATCAGCAGCACGGAAAATCAGATGTTCCGTTCCTGACCAGAGTGTATCCGTTACCGTAAAGGACACATTGTTGCCTGCAAGTATCTGAGCTGAAATTTTATTCCCTCCGCTTACGCTCCATTGAACACTGTCACCGTCCTGTTCGGTAAGATAGGTATCGAGATCAAAACTGCTGAAACTTCCGCCGCCTGAGATGATTTGATCCGGAATACCGCTCACCAGAGGCGCGTTATCCTGCAGTGTGCGGAATTCTGTTTCCGTAGAATCACCGAGCTGTGCCAGAGTATTTATATCATTCACGTAAAAACGGATGCGCTCAGTAAACGGTTTTGTCCGTTCAATGAGTGAGACTGTTGTCTGATTGTTTTGAGAAATATGTACTTTTATATATCCGGCATACATCTGATATGGCTGATCCGGTGATCCGAAACTTGCATTCTGCAGGAAAATAACACGCTGTTCAACCGGAAGCTCACGCTGGGCGACTTCATCATAATATCGGAAAGTTATCTGTCCGCCGTTATTGTTTGCATAGACGGTGAGAAAGAATAACCGCTTCCCTCCAACATTTATCGGGCTTGCAACACCGCGTACCTGCTGACCGGAAAATGCAGCTATCCTTCCTCCGCTTGTTGTGACATTGCGTCCAAGTGCATTCATTTCAATGATCATGGTCATGGTAAGCTGAAATGCTGCCGGATTAACACTCCACGAGGGCTGCGGATCTGCTGCTCCCTGCGGCAGCGTTATATACCGGAAACCTAAGGAGTCACCATCTGTCTCCTGCACATAGCTGCGAATATTGAAACTCTGAAAATTACTGTTTGCCCCGATAGTTTGTGAAGGAATTGTGCCAAACACAGGAGGATGATCAACAGGCAGAACGGTAAACCTGACGGTATCTTCTGAAAATAATCCGTTTGCGGTGTTATCCGCGGCTCTGAATATTATCTGCTCACTCCCTGTCCATGATGCGTTTGGTGGAGTGACAGTTACTGTGCTTCCGCCAGAAATCTGAACAGTAAGCTGGTTTTGTCCTCTAAAGGTATATATAACACTGTCACCGTCACTTTCAGAAAGA of Ignavibacteriales bacterium contains these proteins:
- a CDS encoding T9SS type A sorting domain-containing protein codes for the protein MKTEIVISIKNSLHRGVIIVLLCFFAAQSHAQQISNADLENWIQTAGVNVPDSFYTFDQIINVGTSFRTTDAFSGQYAVELKSRLLPSGFVFPGMLIYGTDKTIGTTNYSGGHYFPYRPRALSFWYKYSRSGSDTATVMISLFKGTSAEPVSVGMGKKLIIENAVNYTYAEVPVEYSLSLTPDSVIIFWTCAEFESADSGTTLIIDCIRLEYTTDVIITGANDNAQYQLFQNHPNPCNPATTIRYAVPKNGHVQVAVYDIIGNRVAILVDEEKEMGSYEVIFNASGLAGGVYFYRMQAGDFSDTKRLVLVK
- a CDS encoding T9SS type A sorting domain-containing protein, producing MYSGDPVTNTGWINTTPIDQRLMINTGPFRLESGKPVEIIVAYSAARGSSSLNSVSLLKQENRYVQGLYDNNFSLPLVGIKITHESDVPSEYALMQNYPNPFNPSTKIRYSIPAPYKADGESGTQSISGRGSFVTIKVFDILGREVKTLVNEIQSPGNHEIVFNASELPSGIYFYQLKSDEVLLTKKMMLIR
- a CDS encoding AMP-binding protein, with product MTERTIPQMFEESVRRYPQNTLILEKTGGSYKSYTYKEIQSRVHSFAAGLKSLGLAKGDRSALIAEGRRDWVVSELGVLFTGAINVPISVKIDEAADLKFRLAHSGCKMVIISAGQRSKISAIKNDLPDLEKVILLDIASDLQPGEIFIEDVIALGDAYLKEHSTEFNSCWKSVRENDYANICYTSGTTADPKGIILTHRNYTANVEQSSTLLPIPEYYCSLLILPWDHAFAHTAGIYTLMKNGASMAAVEQGKSPLETLKNIPVNIRETRPTFLLSVPSLAKSLRKNIEKGIREKGEKVEKLYQKALELAIDYNGLGYNRGEGLKKLKYPLYKLYDKLIFSKIRANFGGRLEFFIGGGVLLDIELQRFFYAIGIPMFQGYGLTEAAPVISANVPACHKLGSSGKIVNDLEVKICDDKGNALPPGEKGEIVVKGENVMAGYWKNEKATAETIKDGWLYTGDLGYVDHEGFLYVLGRFKSLLIANDGEKYSPEGIEEAISEHSVYIDQMMLHNNQSPYTVALVVPNKENLKNWLTSQGLDFTSTEGQREALKKIEAEIARFKEGGEFGGQFPNRWLPAAIAVLGEGFTEQNHFLNSTLKMVRGKIASFYQNRIDYLYTAEGKDIYNHQNMTIISRL
- a CDS encoding T9SS type A sorting domain-containing protein, which produces MMKHILRMLTLLLLAVLPLQAQTDDPPNWTVNPASFQFNASVIAVLKLNGQPAPAGVNILAAFAGEQVRGVATPIQVGNQQMYFLTVYANAAGEQLRFRAYIPSLDTVVFTTDSISFTPNGVYGSIDNPLQISAFFNFDRAPLLRGIPDQTVPFGSQFTNINLRSYLTEFDGDSVAFSSRGADNVQISISPAGIASVTPNSGWWGRDTVYFRATDVTSAGLFGEDTVIFQVLRPDNAPQLGVIPGQTIGSNSSFASFDLDDYLIETDGDSVIYNYEFTGQPAPVPAPDWTVNPAAFQSNMTMVIKVTSRGREVNSTGSRIAAFAGNQIRGVTQGITVGSSTMFFLTVYANSNGETIRFRVYDAAQQQIYSAGETVVFVSNASFGSPDNPYPVNAGNILVRIGAGNIVSFLTPDPLWSGSETIRFKVTDANTPAQLWDTSSAVYTKTADNTPLLSGIPDQTIYAGGAFTQFDFDNFLSESDGDSVIYTFRGQNQLTVQISGGSTVTVTPPNASWTGSEQIIFRAADNTANGLFSEDTVRFTVLPVDHPPVFGTIPSQTIGANSNFQSFNIRSYVQETDGDSLGFRYITLPQGAADPQPSWSVNPAAFQLTMTMIIEMNALGRNVTTSGGRIAAFSGQQVRGVASPINVGGKRLFFLTVYANNNGGQITFRYYDEVAQRELPVEQRVIFLQNASFGSPDQPYQMYAGYIKVHISQNNQTTVSLIERTKPFTERIRFYVNDINTLAQLGDSTETEFRTLQDNAPLVSGIPDQIISGGGSFSSFDLDTYLTEQDGDSVQWSVSGGNKISAQILAGNNVSFTVTDTLWSGTEHLIFRAADISQNGLFSQDTASFTVLKRDNRPVIGDIPDQVAGFQGSFNAFDLDSYLTEVDGDTVAWRYTILPPDSTDADPAWTINPASFELTMTMIARVTSSGMKKDSSLHTLAAWSGGQLRGVSRAIRVGSDWMYFMTIYSNTNNEPLYFTFYDADKQKIYPVRQRFNFSINGSVGTVDNPFQIDAGFIVLNINQNNVVSTIISDNNWSGSQSVRFFAQDVNTINRYTDSADVRFRVLANPILPISAPSGVRAAAQRRPLRIELQWNDNSANETHFVIQRKSGDSLTTSAYRAIDTVPANTVSYTDFTVNDTVVYTYRVYAYNSETSSPYSNQFQIRSLYTILPVAPPQSLAVFNASPLKTYLSWTDAANNETAYRVERKEGDSLSALPYNVIAQLPANASDYFDSTVSYASLYTYRVEAFNPDTASGYSNQASIVTLPERPSVPQLSLPADNAAGVTQPVTFKWRKSDRAVTYRFILSSDSLFTQIIRNDSTLTDTVYTMNGLQNLANYFWSVQAKNTGGVSDFSPVYRFRTIGLPSSVQLVQPQNMAVNVPVSNVQFRWTKAADILAKNRTILNYHFELTADTASAPMISDTTLTDTVYTAAQLAYYTNYYWRIQSRNEAGWSGFTPWNSFRTIIEAPASFALELPPDSAMVGNPVAFSWNNSQRAAGYILFVSASAQFTTTVIADTVSDTSAVKTLAIPILTTHYWKVKAFNDGGSAESAVRRFVLNTIPAQVSLLNPVNAAVNQPVALQLEWSLSQLALSYQLQVATDSLFTQLVVNDSTLTDTTKNISGLMHDRNYYWRVRGKNSIGLSVWSQVYRFRTIVPVPQSPVLVQPGNGAVNTPYSFFLRWRKPAYGVQFHLQIATDSAFTALYINDSTMTDTTRLLQNLEDGVRYIWRVAASNIAGKSDFSGVWSFSTRMKAPDSLRAAAVVPRKVLLKWLDRSSGEQEFVIERKQGGLTSADPFVPIASVPRNSTEYTDSITGTQLTWTYRVKAVNGDIQSVFSNAVTVDILTSTDNEIAIPERYELSQNYPNPFNPSTVLRYAVPFESEVRLLIYNALGETVAELVNITQTAGYYEAAFQARSLASGIYFYTLRAKSTDGKQEFVEVKKMILLK